Within Anaerolineales bacterium, the genomic segment GTCCGACGAGGACGGTCGTTGACCTCGGCCCGGCCTGTAAGCCGACTGGAAGGCCGCCCGGGACGCCGTTCTGCGTAGAATGGATCCAGACGCCCGGCATGGCCGGACCGTCGCCGCTGTGCGCACCGATGGACGGCACGCGCAGGAAGAGGCAGATGGCACGAATCCTGATCGTCGACGACGAGCCCGATACGGTGCGCATCCTCTGCCTGGCGCTGCAGGTGCTTGGCCACCAGGCGCAGGGCGTGTGCAGCGGAGCTCAGGCCCTCGAAGCGTTGGCGGCATCGTTGCCAGACGCGGTTCTCCTGGACATCATGATGCCCGAGATGGATGGCTTCGAGACCCTGCGGCGAATCCGAGGCATGCCCTCGGTCAACGGACTGCCGGTGTTGTTTGTGACGGCCAGTGCTGAGGCCGATCTGGGACTACGCGGCGCCGCGGCTGGCGCGCAGGGCGTGTTGCATAAGCCGGTCGATCTCCACACCCTCGGATCGTGGATCGACGGCCTTCGCTCTCAGCTCCCTATCTCCGAGGGTACCCTTCGGGCCGCCTCCTAAGCCAGGTCCCCTCCAAGCGAACCGACCTCCATCCTCCTCGACAGGGATTCCCTTCGTCGTTTGGGGGAAACCAGGCTGACCAGGCCCAAGCAGCAAGTTCCGCCCGCGACCCGTGCCGGCTTGCGCGCCCAGCGATGCTCGACGTGAGGACCCCACGCACTTAGCGTCCCTTCGTGGGATGCGCGTGCAATCCCCTGAAGCCCTTTCACTCGATTGCCATCCGGCTGCTGGACGCCAGCGCAATCCCAGCGGATCCCACCATTCCCCCACCTGCCCAAGGCAATCCCGGCCGCGCTCCCGCCCTACGTCAGACCCACCAGCGGCTCGGCCCGGTAGTCAACCGCAACGCCACCGGACCAGACCGTCGGCTGCAGCGCAGATACTCTCGACAGCCCAGACTGAGGCTTGCACCCCTGGTCGGCTTTGCCCCTCGACAACGGGGGGACAATAGACCCGGCAGTTGCCAAAGCCATGCGCACCTTACACCCAGAGTCCTTCCTGCGGATGTTCTTCTCGCTGCTCGCCGTCGCCGCCACGACCGGGCTGCTGGTTCTCGCCCAGCCTTGGCTGAGCACGCCGAGCGTCGCCCTGCTCTACTTGCTGCCGGTCGGCGTCAGCACGGCGCTATGGGGTCTTCCTTCGGGGATCGCGGCGGCGGTGGCGGCTTTCCTGACGTTCAACTTCGTGGTCCTGCACCCCTACTTCACTCTGCGTACTCCGTCCTCAAGAGACACTTGACCCATTCGTCTTCCTGGTGGTCGCCATCACCATCAGCCAGTTGCTGGGGGCGGCCCAGGCCGGCCTGGCCCGGGCCAAGGCCCGCGAGCGGGGAAGCCCTACACCTCAACGAACTCAGCCCTGCCCCGCTGGGCCTGACGGACCTGGCATCGATCAGGCGCGCGATCGCCGAGCGAATCCTGATGACCTTGCCGGGGATGCAGGTCGGGATCGTGCTGCAGCCCGACGGCGGTTCTCCCGGGGCGGAGAGTCCCCTGCCGGCCCATTCCCTGCTGATCTCCCCAATCGGCTTCCGAGACCCAAAGCAGATCCATCGCATCGTGCGCGACAAAGCCCGGGTACGGGGCGGGATGGCTTCGATCGTCGAATGGCAATCCCTCAAGATGCAGGAAACCCGCTACGGCCTGCTGCTCGGACTGTCCCGCTTCCGGGAGCGGTTCGGTGTGCGCCGCCCGGTGACCGACGCCCTTCCCGTCCCGGCTGGCGACTACGACCATGCCCTGCACGTCGACGACCCATCGGCTCCCTCCATCCTAGCGAAGTACCTCGATACGCCGCCGCTCCCGGCGGCAGAAGCACCCAAGGTGGTCTGAGCCTGCCAGGACACGTGGCGGCAGCAAATGAACGGGCCCATCCCACAGGGCCCGTTGCTCTTCGTTCCAGAAGCTGGTGGCCATCTTGGAGTGACTGAGTGGCAGTTCCGCAACCCCGTCGCCCAGCTCGCGTCACCCGACCTACGGCGGTGATGGTATTATTCGGTTCTCGTATGGTCGGCATTTCCGCCGAGTTCTGAGAGGCCTCCATGCCAGACACCCACGTGCAGCCGGGCGGCAGTCCGTCGGCTCTGCCTCCCACTCACCTCCAGCAAGAACTGCAAGACCACGAGACCTTGCTCCAGGCCCAGACAAAGATGGTGCAGCGCTTCCTGGAGGCCCAAGGAGCTCAGTTGGCCGAGGCGTTGGTCCGGCGCGCGCCCCAGGCGCGCTTCACGTTGCCCGACGAGGTGGTGACGGACGCTCAGAGCAGGACCTCCGCCCGGGTGCCGGCGGCTGGGCGGGAAGAGACCATCGGCGGCTTCGTCGACCGGGTGACACGCAGCGATGTGCGCGTCCTGGTCCGCCAGCGTCTGGCGGAGTTGGAGCAATCGGGCGATCCAGCGGTGGAGGCCAGCGCCCGCCTGGTGCGGCACGCCACGGTGCAGCATATGATTCGGCGCATGCTGCCCTCCGGACGAAGCGTGAATTATCAGGCGGCGGAGGGCGAGGCGATCGCCTCCGTCCCGGTCGTCGCAGACGCCGATGTCGGCTCCGCCATCACCGCCGCCACGGATGCCATCGCCGAGGAGGGCGCGGCGGAGGAGGGTCGCGGCGAGCTGCTGGTCCCGTATGTGCCCTACGCCCGCCAGTTCTATCTGCCGCAGTGGGTGGCCTTCGACGA encodes:
- a CDS encoding response regulator; its protein translation is MARILIVDDEPDTVRILCLALQVLGHQAQGVCSGAQALEALAASLPDAVLLDIMMPEMDGFETLRRIRGMPSVNGLPVLFVTASAEADLGLRGAAAGAQGVLHKPVDLHTLGSWIDGLRSQLPISEGTLRAAS
- a CDS encoding DUF4118 domain-containing protein; amino-acid sequence: MRTLHPESFLRMFFSLLAVAATTGLLVLAQPWLSTPSVALLYLLPVGVSTALWGLPSGIAAAVAAFLTFNFVVLHPYFTLRTPSSRDT